A stretch of the Hippoglossus hippoglossus isolate fHipHip1 chromosome 1, fHipHip1.pri, whole genome shotgun sequence genome encodes the following:
- the LOC117761923 gene encoding 85/88 kDa calcium-independent phospholipase A2-like, which produces MDHMELIKALMVFGADVEIHNDLGETPGLIAARTSKGPNRKILLDMLCSVGVQRCHPPSPGSPPPVTFKAKSQTIGFEDIMHVGATISAMSRGPSEVDGRRMVKKKMDSLLCLDGGGIKGLVLIQMLIALEKEAGRSTRELFDWVAGTSTGGILALAIVHGKSMEYLRCLYFRMKEQVFKGSRPYESALLEDFLKKEFGENTKMTDVQYPRVMVTSVLADRHPGELHIFRNYNPPSVRREPPYATTATFQPITIPQEQLVWRAARSSGAAPTYFRPMGRFLDGGLLANNPTLDAMSEIHQYNKAVKAEGHREEIKKLGIVVSLGTGKPPQVVVSSVDVFRPSNPLELAKSFVGAKELGKMLVDCCTDSDGCAVDRARAWCEMIDTIYHRLSPQLSQEVMLDEVSDAVLVDMLWETQMYLYEKRDILRSLASLLLDK; this is translated from the exons ATGGACCACATGGAGCTGATCAAAGCTCTGATGGTGTTCGGTGCCGATGTGGAGATCCACAACGACCTGGGAGAAACCCCCGGACTGATCGCTGCACGCACCAGCAAAG GTCCTAATAGAAAGATTCTGCTGGACATGCTGTGTAGTGTAGGGGTCCAGCGTtgccaccctccctcccctggcAGCCCTCCCCCCGTCACCTTCAAGGCCAAGTCTCAAACCATAG gGTTTGAGGACATCATGCATGTGGGGGCAACAATCAGTGCGATGAGCAGAGGCCCGTCTGAAGTGGACGGTCGCAGAATGGTGAAAAAGAA gatggACAGTCTGCTGTGTCTGGATGGTGGAGGTATCAAGGGTCTCGTGTTGATCCAGATGTTGATCGCTCTGGAGAAAGAGGCCGGTCGATCAACCAGAGAGCTCTTTGACTGGGTCGCTGGCACGAGCACCGGGGGCATCCTGGCCCTCGCTATAGTCCacg GTAAGTCTATGGAGTACCTGCGCTGCTTGTACTTTCGGATGAAGGAGCAGGTATTTAAGGGGTCACGACCTTATGAATCTGCACTGCTGGAGGACTTCCTGAAAAAAGAGTTTGGGGAGAACACCAAGATGACAGACGTCCAATACCCGAG GGTGATGGTGACCAGTGTCCTGGCAGACAGACATCCAGGCGAGCTGCACATCTTCAGGAACTACAACCCTCCCTCCGTCCGCAGAGAGCCCCCATACGCCACCACTGCCACATTCCAACCAATCACCATCCCACAAG AACAACTCGTGTGGCGAGCTGCCCGCTCCAGCGGTGCTGCTCCCACCTACTTCCGACCAATGGGCCGCTTTCTGGATGGAGGGCTGCTGGCCAATAACCCGACACTGGACGCCATGTCAGAAATCCATCAGTACAACAAAGCCGTCAAAGCGGAG GGCCACAGGGAGGAAATCAAGAAGTTGGGTATAGTCGTCTCCCTTGGGACAG GTAAACCCCCTCAGGTGGTGGTGAGCTCTGTGGATGTGTTCCGACCCTCCAATCCTCTGGAGCTGGCCAAGAGCTTTGTAGGAGCCAAGGAGCTGGGCAAGATGCTGGTGGACTGT TGCACGGACTCTGATGGTTGTGCCGTGGACAGAGCCAGAGCCTGGTGTGAGATGATCGACACCATCTATCACAG ATTGAGCCCCCAGCTGTCACAGGAGGTGATGCTGGATGAGGTGAGTGACGCGGTCCTGGTGGACATGCTGTGGGAAACTCAGATGTATCTATATGAGAAGAGAGATATCCTCCGATCCCTGGCCAGT